The sequence below is a genomic window from Deltaproteobacteria bacterium.
GTCACCCACGGGGGAAAGTTGCACGGCAACATTCGCCACTGACACCCCGTGCGCGTCACATAGAGAATCGCATTGAGAATCTGCCACAGCTCCCATTTGCGCGGGCGGCCTCGGCGAGAGGCCGGGGAAAAGAAGCTCTTCAATTGTGTCCATTCGGTCATGGTCAGGTCCGTTGGATAAACTCGCGGCAGTGTATTCATCCCTCAAGCTTACCAATCCCTTTTTCAAAACACTCTCTAAAGATTTCCGGGTAACTGGCTTTGATTTTCTTCTGCGTCTCGGCATCAATCGGCGAGTTGCGTAACGGCGCGCAAAAGTTAGGGGTACGCTGGAAGACGGTGAGATGGCCAACCTCTTTGGCGATCTCGGTGATCAATTGGACAGCCGTCGCG
It includes:
- a CDS encoding transposase, translated to MNTLPRVYPTDLTMTEWTQLKSFFSPASRRGRPRKWELWQILNAILYVTRTGCQWRMLPCNFPPWVT